DNA sequence from the Leptospirillum ferrooxidans C2-3 genome:
AGTTCAGGGGATGAAGCATCTGGTTGATGAGTTTTCCGGATATGCGAGGCTTCCCAGGGCCCGTCCCGAAAAAGGATCGATTCTTCCGGTCGTCAATGATGTTGTGACACTTTACCGTTCGGCGCACAAGAATCTTGTGGTAGACTGCGCCCTGTCGGAAAACCTTCCCTCCATCCGTATTGACCGGGCAGCCATCAGACGGGTCTTTGTCAATCTGTTTGAAAATGCCATACAGGCGATGGGTGATCATGGCCGGATCGAGATTCGTGTCGAGCTCACTGTGGAGCGGAAAAATCTTCAGGTCATTTTCAGGGATCATGGACCGGGGATTGCGCCGGATCATGTCGAACGGATTTTCCTGCCCTACTTTTCAACCAAAAAGCAGGGAATGGGGCTTGGTCTTGCAATCGTTCACCGAATACTGCAGGAACATGATGCATCTATTGAGTACATCACCCCTTCAGGGGGCGGTGCCATGTTTATCATGACCTTTCCGGTTCCCCCGGGAGAAGAACCCTTAATGTCCGAGGCCGTCTGATGCATCGAGAAACGATACTGATCTGTGACGATGAACCCAATATTTTAAAAACGCTTTCCCAGGTTCTCTCCGATGAGGGTTATCAGCCTCTTTTGGCTCCTTCGGGAGAGGTGTTCAGGAAACTTCTGGAGGATGAGGTTCCGGATGTAGTCTTTCTGGATGTCTGGCTTGGAAATGAAGACGGGCTGGTGCTGCTCTCGGAGTGCCGGGAGCGATTTCCGAATCTTCCTGTCATTGTCATGAGTGGCCATGGAACGATCGAAACCGCTGTCCGGGCGATCAAATCCGGTGCGTTTGACTATATCGAGAAGCCTCTTTCCCTGGACAAGGTCCTGATTGCAGCTTCCCATGCGTTAAGACAAAAGGGACTTGAAGAGGAAAACAGGGCTCTTCGGACAATCGTATCCAGGGAGAGAGCGATCGTGGGACGGGGGGAGGCGATCGCGGCTCTCCTAGGAGAGATCTCGAGAGCCGCACCATCCAACGGATGGGTTTTGATCCAGGGGGAAAACGGCACCGGGAAAGAGCTTGTTGCCCGGGAGATCCATCGGCTATCGCATCGTTCCCAGGGGCCTTTTGTCGATGTCAATTGCGCGGCCATTCCGGAAAATCTGATTGAAAGCGAACTCTTTGGGTATGAGAAAGGAGCGTTTACCGGCGCTGTTTCAACCCGAAAGGGGAAGTTCGAGCTCGCATCGGGAGGGACACTTTTTCTCGATGAAATAGGGGATATGAGTCCGCAGACCCAGGCAAAGGTCCTGCGTGTTTTGCAGGAGCGGGTTCTGCAGCGTCTTGGTGGCCACAAGGATATTCCGGTCGATGTCCGGGTCGTTGCGGCTTCGAACAAGGATCTCCGGGAGCTGATCCGACTCAGGGAGTTTCGTGAGGATCTGTTCTACAGGCTGAACGTCATCCCGGTTCATGTTCCACCCCTCCGGGACCGTCCGGAGGATATTCCCGTCCTGATAAACTATTTCATGTCGGAGCTTTCTGAGCGTGAGGGACTGAAACCGAGGCCGATTGATCCCGGGGCTCTGGAACTTCTGATCACGTATCCGTGGCCGGGAAATGTCCGGGAGTTGAAGAATCTCATTGAACGGCTTCTGATCATGAGTTCGCAGAGCCAGATTTCCGAAGGGGA
Encoded proteins:
- a CDS encoding sigma-54-dependent transcriptional regulator, producing the protein MHRETILICDDEPNILKTLSQVLSDEGYQPLLAPSGEVFRKLLEDEVPDVVFLDVWLGNEDGLVLLSECRERFPNLPVIVMSGHGTIETAVRAIKSGAFDYIEKPLSLDKVLIAASHALRQKGLEEENRALRTIVSRERAIVGRGEAIAALLGEISRAAPSNGWVLIQGENGTGKELVAREIHRLSHRSQGPFVDVNCAAIPENLIESELFGYEKGAFTGAVSTRKGKFELASGGTLFLDEIGDMSPQTQAKVLRVLQERVLQRLGGHKDIPVDVRVVAASNKDLRELIRLREFREDLFYRLNVIPVHVPPLRDRPEDIPVLINYFMSELSEREGLKPRPIDPGALELLITYPWPGNVRELKNLIERLLIMSSQSQISEGEVRQILGPGFSHPNKTPVEGLSLKEAREVFERDYIQNVLDRFGGNITRASEALKVDRTSLHRKLRSLGAGEED